One Bdellovibrio bacteriovorus str. Tiberius DNA segment encodes these proteins:
- a CDS encoding lytic transglycosylase domain-containing protein has translation MPIYRSGMWPEVDNSESINYYDGVNTPLITSLMVGLLTDIKLKIDQVNSDGVVGNNPPTSIRDQGNLNIPLGGIFTLKLYDGTNPINATYKLVAGTASLRPKIDKPDDIKVGLWLDRVALLFKEGNATSSQQILAVHNGSQKLIITPTSNKYRPITLFLNVANPKSLGTASGQFDSIILQYAHLRGIPPQFIKAQIRQESNFDPAAFRYEPVSVDLALFGKNPVRDKTKEKIFGKYIIGPKRDLKAIHIDLLRPRNRYGVYLGSSPVPSAVPANYEMEYNNGKSLQSTELMRINNAGYKAKNKNETTFERQNWFLDQGKVAKEELILLNSGLRDPNSKSRFSPIFDFTAQTIVASSYGLMQPLYSTVANRKFANYLNADSTGRNPLDLFSPPTNLQYGTTFLSFVFRKSNGNENKEKASFDSFTVFRDAWKRGFIMYNAGPYITRIDISSTSSYGAKVWSHISKYEPVAANPFVSK, from the coding sequence ATGCCAATTTATCGATCAGGAATGTGGCCGGAGGTAGATAACTCAGAATCGATTAACTACTACGACGGCGTCAATACTCCATTAATTACAAGCTTAATGGTCGGACTTCTGACTGATATTAAACTAAAGATTGACCAGGTTAACTCTGATGGAGTTGTCGGCAACAATCCGCCAACTTCAATTAGAGATCAGGGTAATCTAAACATCCCGCTAGGCGGAATCTTTACCTTAAAGCTGTATGATGGTACCAACCCAATCAATGCGACATATAAACTGGTTGCCGGCACGGCCAGCCTCCGTCCAAAAATAGATAAGCCTGATGACATAAAGGTAGGGCTTTGGCTAGATCGTGTCGCCTTACTATTTAAAGAAGGAAATGCCACTTCTTCTCAGCAAATATTGGCAGTTCATAATGGCAGCCAGAAGTTAATAATTACTCCTACCAGCAATAAATATAGACCAATAACATTATTCTTGAATGTTGCGAATCCGAAGTCTCTTGGTACAGCAAGTGGACAATTTGATAGTATCATTCTGCAGTATGCTCATCTGCGCGGGATCCCCCCACAGTTTATTAAAGCGCAAATAAGACAAGAGTCAAATTTTGACCCAGCAGCCTTTAGGTACGAACCCGTCTCCGTTGATTTAGCCTTATTTGGGAAAAATCCGGTTCGAGACAAAACGAAAGAAAAGATATTTGGTAAATATATAATCGGGCCCAAAAGAGACCTCAAAGCGATACATATTGACCTTTTAAGACCCAGAAATCGATATGGAGTTTACTTGGGTTCATCACCAGTTCCGAGCGCCGTCCCGGCCAACTACGAAATGGAATACAACAACGGAAAATCTCTTCAAAGTACAGAATTGATGAGAATCAACAACGCGGGATACAAGGCAAAAAATAAGAATGAAACAACCTTTGAACGTCAAAACTGGTTTCTTGACCAAGGGAAAGTAGCCAAAGAGGAACTAATTCTTTTGAACTCAGGTCTTCGCGATCCGAATTCAAAATCGCGCTTTAGCCCCATTTTTGACTTTACTGCTCAAACAATCGTAGCTTCAAGCTACGGGCTAATGCAACCTCTTTATTCCACTGTAGCAAACAGAAAATTTGCAAACTATTTAAATGCAGATTCTACAGGAAGAAATCCGTTGGACTTATTCTCCCCTCCAACAAACCTGCAATACGGAACAACCTTCTTATCTTTCGTTTTCAGAAAATCAAATGGAAACGAGAATAAAGAAAAAGCTTCTTTTGACTCTTTTACCGTCTTTAGAGATGCTTGGAAAAGAGGATTCATAATGTACAACGCTGGCCCTTATATCACACGTATCGATATTTCGAGCACGTCTTCATATGGTGCCAAAGTCTGGTCACACATTTCAAAATATGAACCAGTTGCAGCTAATCCATTTGTATCCAAATAG
- a CDS encoding xanthine dehydrogenase small subunit, whose amino-acid sequence MSENKIRNEIHVFINGAEHRISGEKAFLPLAQYLRYHSSLPGTKVVCAEGDCGACTVLSAKLENNTWSEFQAINSCIAPMYLFDMGSLVTVEGLSEQDDLSEVQNKMREFHGGQCGYCTPGMVCSLSSLAEKSACSGKAITEKKARNFLTGNLCRCTGYEPILAAATNLDLSKWKSLSAKYLTDSQKKQFQSLASDSLMIEAGAKKFTAPANFQVATEQKSKSPQTRLVAGATDLGVLHNKGKAFMDDVMSLHKITDTSEIKMTADGVWVGARVTLTALENFLENKLPELSRLLRIFASPQIKNQGTLVGNVMNGSPIGDSIPALLALDAEVHLQSTKGLRKVALPKFYKAYKVFDVTADEIATGILIPVPGLEWKSKFFKVSLRKDLDISAVTFAALVKVDGNTISDARIAMGGVGPTVVRLSDIESAMKGQPFSEDTFTRMGEKVRTLIKPISDLRATDEYRLKVAENLFKKCHIELQQEMTACP is encoded by the coding sequence ATGTCTGAAAACAAAATTCGCAACGAAATTCATGTCTTTATCAACGGCGCTGAACACCGCATTTCTGGCGAAAAAGCCTTCCTTCCGCTAGCCCAGTATTTACGCTATCACAGCTCCCTTCCCGGAACGAAAGTGGTTTGCGCTGAAGGCGACTGCGGCGCCTGCACGGTGCTTTCGGCAAAACTTGAAAACAACACGTGGTCTGAATTCCAAGCCATCAATTCCTGCATCGCCCCAATGTACCTTTTCGACATGGGCTCACTGGTCACGGTGGAAGGCCTTTCTGAACAGGACGACTTAAGCGAAGTGCAAAACAAGATGCGCGAATTCCACGGTGGTCAATGCGGTTACTGCACGCCGGGGATGGTGTGTTCATTGTCTTCATTGGCAGAAAAAAGCGCGTGCTCTGGAAAAGCCATCACAGAAAAGAAAGCCCGCAACTTTCTGACCGGCAACCTGTGCCGTTGCACCGGATATGAACCGATTCTGGCGGCTGCGACAAATCTGGATCTTTCAAAATGGAAATCCCTTTCTGCCAAGTATCTGACAGACAGTCAGAAAAAACAGTTCCAGTCACTGGCCTCTGATTCTTTGATGATTGAAGCGGGCGCCAAGAAATTCACCGCCCCGGCGAACTTCCAGGTGGCGACCGAGCAAAAATCCAAATCCCCACAAACTCGTCTGGTGGCTGGCGCCACCGATCTGGGCGTTTTGCACAACAAAGGCAAAGCCTTCATGGATGACGTGATGAGCTTGCACAAGATCACTGACACCAGTGAAATCAAAATGACCGCTGACGGTGTCTGGGTCGGTGCCCGCGTCACCCTGACAGCACTGGAAAACTTCCTGGAAAACAAACTGCCAGAGCTTTCCCGCCTATTGCGCATCTTCGCTTCACCGCAGATCAAAAACCAAGGCACTCTGGTTGGTAACGTCATGAACGGCTCCCCGATTGGTGACAGCATCCCCGCGCTTTTGGCACTGGATGCAGAAGTTCATTTACAGTCCACCAAGGGTCTTCGCAAAGTGGCTTTGCCAAAGTTTTACAAAGCCTACAAAGTCTTTGATGTGACTGCGGATGAAATTGCCACTGGCATTCTGATCCCGGTGCCGGGACTGGAATGGAAGTCCAAGTTCTTTAAAGTGTCCCTGCGTAAGGACCTTGATATCTCTGCGGTGACCTTTGCCGCTTTGGTAAAAGTCGATGGCAATACCATCAGTGACGCTCGCATCGCCATGGGCGGTGTTGGTCCGACGGTGGTTCGATTAAGTGACATCGAATCCGCAATGAAGGGTCAGCCTTTCAGCGAGGATACTTTCACCCGCATGGGCGAAAAAGTGCGCACTCTGATCAAGCCTATTTCAGATCTTCGCGCCACAGATGAATACCGCCTGAAGGTCGCCGAGAATTTATTCAAGAAATGCCATATTGAACTTCAACAGGAAATGACAGCATGTCCGTAG
- the xdhB gene encoding xanthine dehydrogenase molybdopterin binding subunit, which translates to MSVGQNIPHDSSRGHVTGGSVFIDDRPMMAGEVLVLPVGVPAAAGRLKSVDYSQALKCRGVLAAFTAKDLHHNSWGTIVPEQPVLVADKIGHYDEPAVLLVGTDMEDLLRAKKHVQFEIEKDNGVFTIDEAIKLDRFIYKANAFKVGDADAAMAKAPHRLKGAFECGGQEHFYLESNACIAYPMEDGQIEVHASSQHPTETQHVVAEALGLSLHEVVCIVKRMGGGFGGKESQAAPFAAMAALVASKMKRPARLCLSKDDDMMMTGKRHPFKNYYEVGFDNDGRILSLKAHLYADGGAYADLSSSILDRAMFHIDGAYYLPAAHIEGSVVRTNLYSNTAFRGFGGPQGTMTIESIIEDMALHLKKDALAIRELNCYQKEHNNVTHYGQALGHNPLPELFADLKKSSDYDKRRQEIDAFNASSKTAVRGLSMTATKFGIAFTARFLNQGNASVNVHKDGTVQVSTGATEMGQGVNTKIQQVVAHAFGIPANDVKVMATSTEKNHNTSPTAASSGSDINCAAALKAAVGIQKRLAWLFQNIMAGTPMNDIAECPPLDESQLKFEEFHFENGLLTHKPSGKSMTWLDAIKQAYFNRLSLGEYAHFKTEGLGFDKKTSQGTPFKYFTNGVAVSEVQVDLFTGEYKVLRTDILMDLGRRINPGIDKGQVTGAFVQGMGWVTSEKLFHNKDGKLLSHSPTTYKIPNVQDTPRVFNVEFIENHENRENVHRSKAVGEPPFLLGISVWTALKDAANAKSKGLISALKSPATPEEMLMEIARHE; encoded by the coding sequence ATGTCCGTAGGTCAAAACATCCCCCATGATTCTTCCCGTGGCCACGTCACTGGTGGCAGCGTCTTTATCGACGACCGCCCGATGATGGCGGGCGAAGTTCTGGTATTGCCAGTGGGTGTACCCGCTGCTGCCGGTCGCCTGAAATCAGTTGATTATTCCCAGGCCCTGAAATGCCGCGGCGTTTTAGCGGCCTTCACGGCCAAAGACCTTCACCACAATTCGTGGGGCACGATTGTTCCAGAACAACCGGTTTTAGTTGCTGACAAGATCGGTCACTATGACGAACCGGCCGTACTTTTAGTCGGCACTGACATGGAAGACCTGTTGCGCGCAAAAAAACACGTGCAATTTGAAATTGAAAAAGACAACGGTGTATTCACCATTGATGAAGCCATTAAACTGGATCGTTTTATTTATAAAGCCAACGCCTTCAAAGTTGGCGACGCCGATGCGGCGATGGCCAAAGCCCCGCACCGCCTTAAAGGCGCCTTTGAGTGCGGCGGTCAAGAGCACTTCTATCTTGAATCCAACGCCTGCATCGCCTACCCAATGGAAGACGGTCAGATCGAAGTTCACGCCAGCTCCCAGCACCCGACCGAAACCCAGCACGTGGTGGCTGAAGCCTTGGGCCTGAGCCTGCATGAAGTCGTCTGCATCGTTAAACGCATGGGCGGCGGCTTTGGCGGTAAAGAAAGTCAGGCGGCCCCGTTTGCGGCGATGGCAGCACTGGTGGCAAGTAAAATGAAACGCCCGGCTCGTTTGTGTTTGTCGAAAGACGACGACATGATGATGACCGGAAAACGCCACCCATTTAAGAACTACTACGAAGTGGGCTTTGATAACGACGGCCGCATTCTTTCCTTAAAGGCGCATCTTTATGCCGATGGGGGTGCTTACGCCGATCTATCTAGCTCAATTCTGGATCGCGCCATGTTCCACATTGATGGTGCTTACTATCTGCCAGCCGCTCACATTGAAGGTTCGGTGGTTCGTACCAACCTGTATTCCAACACCGCTTTCCGTGGTTTCGGTGGTCCGCAAGGGACCATGACCATTGAAAGCATCATCGAAGACATGGCCCTGCACTTGAAAAAAGATGCCTTGGCCATCCGCGAGCTGAATTGCTATCAAAAAGAACATAACAACGTGACCCACTATGGTCAGGCCCTGGGACACAACCCCCTGCCCGAACTTTTTGCCGACCTTAAAAAGTCATCAGACTATGATAAGCGCCGTCAGGAAATCGACGCTTTCAATGCCAGCAGCAAAACTGCTGTGCGGGGCTTGTCCATGACAGCCACCAAGTTCGGCATCGCCTTCACCGCGCGCTTCCTGAACCAAGGAAATGCTTCAGTGAACGTTCATAAAGATGGCACCGTGCAAGTTTCCACCGGCGCCACCGAAATGGGTCAGGGTGTGAACACCAAAATCCAGCAGGTCGTGGCTCACGCCTTTGGTATTCCTGCCAACGACGTCAAAGTCATGGCAACCTCGACTGAGAAAAATCACAACACTTCACCAACGGCGGCTTCCAGCGGATCTGACATCAACTGCGCGGCAGCCTTGAAGGCCGCCGTCGGCATTCAAAAACGTCTGGCGTGGTTGTTCCAGAACATCATGGCTGGCACGCCGATGAATGATATCGCGGAATGCCCGCCTTTGGACGAATCCCAATTGAAGTTTGAAGAATTCCATTTTGAAAACGGACTTCTGACCCATAAGCCTTCCGGAAAATCCATGACTTGGCTGGACGCGATCAAACAAGCCTACTTCAACCGTCTGTCATTGGGCGAATACGCTCACTTTAAAACCGAAGGCCTTGGCTTTGACAAAAAGACCAGCCAGGGAACTCCATTTAAATATTTCACCAACGGTGTTGCCGTCAGCGAAGTGCAGGTGGATCTGTTCACCGGTGAATACAAGGTTCTTCGCACCGACATTCTGATGGATCTGGGCCGTCGAATTAATCCGGGCATTGACAAGGGTCAGGTCACGGGCGCGTTCGTTCAAGGCATGGGCTGGGTGACTTCAGAAAAGCTTTTCCACAATAAAGATGGAAAGCTTTTGAGCCACTCCCCGACCACTTATAAGATCCCGAATGTGCAGGACACACCAAGGGTCTTTAATGTGGAATTCATTGAAAACCACGAGAACCGCGAAAACGTCCACCGCTCTAAAGCCGTGGGGGAGCCGCCGTTCTTGTTGGGGATCAGCGTATGGACTGCATTGAAAGACGCCGCCAATGCCAAAAGCAAAGGTCTGATTTCTGCCCTGAAGTCCCCGGCCACCCCGGAAGAAATGCTGATGGAGATCGCCCGTCATGAGTAA
- the xdhC gene encoding xanthine dehydrogenase accessory protein XdhC, with product MSKMNFEDYLSAMKSLQNLGKSFVSVTLVKQIGSSPQEVGARALVSADGLEFGTVGGGKVEKRAIEEAQKMIREKTHHHYADWNLQKDIGMTCGGVVSFFFEFFEYNHPFNIWVFGAGHIAQELVRLLMRLDCKITCVDPRQEWIEKLPTSARLKTLCTDDMKGLVAGIPEKSFVTLMTMGHGTDLPILVEVMKQRDRFSYVGNIGSDQKARRLRQDLIDAGIAQESLDNFHCPMGESFGTNAPVEIAFSIVAQILKTRDLVL from the coding sequence ATGAGTAAAATGAACTTTGAAGACTATCTATCCGCGATGAAGTCCCTGCAGAACTTGGGAAAATCCTTTGTCAGCGTGACTCTGGTAAAACAAATAGGCTCGTCCCCGCAGGAAGTGGGAGCTCGCGCGCTGGTGTCGGCTGACGGCCTTGAATTTGGCACGGTCGGCGGCGGTAAAGTTGAAAAACGCGCCATCGAAGAAGCCCAGAAGATGATCCGCGAAAAGACCCATCACCACTATGCCGACTGGAATCTGCAAAAAGATATCGGCATGACCTGCGGTGGTGTTGTCAGCTTCTTTTTTGAATTCTTTGAATACAATCACCCGTTCAATATCTGGGTGTTCGGTGCCGGACACATTGCCCAGGAACTGGTGCGCCTGTTGATGCGTCTGGATTGCAAGATCACTTGCGTGGACCCACGCCAGGAATGGATCGAAAAACTTCCGACCTCTGCCCGACTGAAAACTCTTTGCACTGACGACATGAAGGGTCTTGTTGCCGGCATCCCGGAAAAGTCCTTTGTGACTTTGATGACAATGGGGCACGGCACAGACTTGCCTATCTTGGTGGAGGTCATGAAACAGCGCGATCGTTTCAGTTATGTCGGCAACATCGGCAGTGATCAAAAAGCCCGCCGACTGCGCCAGGACCTGATTGATGCCGGCATTGCACAAGAGTCACTCGACAATTTCCACTGCCCTATGGGAGAAAGCTTCGGCACGAATGCGCCAGTGGAAATTGCCTTCAGTATTGTGGCGCAGATTCTAAAAACAAGGGATTTGGTTCTATGA
- the adeD gene encoding adenine deaminase has product MSLNNKKTQKIAADLLPVRLSQARGDGTLDLLITNVQMLDVITGDIYPTCIAIGGEHIVGVGMEYQSQSARRIWNAEGAFVTPGFIDGHLHIESSMMSPFEFEKATLPLGTTTAICDPHEITNVLGGKGFSWFLRSSELMHQNLFVQMSSCVPALPGFETTGSDFPLEEMKSFKDHPSVLGLAEMMNFPGVIHADRDVLAKIEAFDDLNMDGHAPLLRGKALNAYLLAGIQNCHETVTLEEGREKLQKGMGLIIREGSVAKNLRTLAPLVNEFSSPQCLLCTDDRNPFEIAHEGHINYLIKELINKHGVAVHVAYRLATYSAARHFGLKRLGLVAPGKKADLVFLKDLKAVDIQEVMIGGKFVSELKLQDSLQEKLQTSQPPLENTMKRAPLTEKELTLNLLPGVYNVIEIVPHEIITQHLTVAFDGKNFAESDVLYMANIERYGKGLPPALGLVKGMGLKSGALASSVAHDSHNIMVIGTNPADMVLAVNTLIKTGGGFAVADQGEIKALVELPIAGLLSLKSAEEIKDGIADLKTAFRSLGVHLDEPFIQMAFLALPVIPTLKLTDRGLVNVTNFSFIPLQVEA; this is encoded by the coding sequence ATGAGCTTAAACAACAAGAAAACCCAGAAGATTGCAGCCGACCTACTGCCAGTCCGCCTGTCGCAGGCGCGCGGCGATGGTACTTTGGATTTGCTGATCACGAATGTGCAGATGCTCGATGTGATCACGGGTGACATCTATCCGACCTGCATTGCCATTGGTGGCGAACATATCGTCGGCGTGGGCATGGAATATCAAAGCCAGTCCGCCCGCCGCATCTGGAATGCAGAAGGTGCTTTTGTGACCCCGGGCTTTATTGACGGTCACTTGCATATTGAATCCTCGATGATGTCGCCTTTTGAATTTGAAAAAGCGACATTGCCATTGGGAACCACCACAGCGATCTGTGATCCGCACGAAATCACCAACGTACTGGGCGGCAAAGGCTTTAGCTGGTTCTTGCGTTCTTCCGAACTGATGCACCAGAATCTTTTTGTACAGATGTCTTCCTGTGTTCCGGCCCTTCCGGGTTTTGAAACCACGGGCAGTGATTTCCCCCTGGAAGAAATGAAATCCTTCAAGGATCATCCGTCCGTTTTGGGTCTGGCGGAAATGATGAACTTCCCGGGCGTGATTCATGCCGATAGGGATGTTCTGGCTAAAATTGAAGCCTTTGATGATCTGAACATGGATGGCCATGCACCCCTTTTGCGCGGCAAAGCCTTAAATGCTTACCTGCTGGCGGGAATTCAAAACTGCCACGAAACGGTGACTTTGGAAGAAGGCCGCGAAAAACTGCAAAAAGGCATGGGCCTGATCATTCGTGAAGGCAGCGTTGCAAAGAACCTGCGCACCCTGGCTCCGCTGGTGAATGAGTTCTCGTCACCACAATGCCTGCTTTGCACAGATGATCGCAATCCTTTTGAAATTGCGCACGAAGGTCACATCAACTACCTGATCAAAGAACTGATCAACAAACACGGCGTGGCCGTGCATGTGGCGTACCGTCTGGCGACTTATTCCGCCGCGCGCCACTTTGGTCTGAAACGTCTGGGACTGGTGGCTCCGGGCAAGAAGGCCGATCTGGTCTTCTTGAAGGACTTGAAAGCTGTCGACATTCAAGAAGTGATGATCGGTGGTAAGTTTGTTTCTGAATTAAAACTTCAGGATTCATTGCAGGAAAAACTGCAGACGTCCCAACCGCCTCTTGAAAACACCATGAAGCGCGCGCCGTTGACGGAAAAAGAACTGACTCTGAATCTGCTGCCGGGTGTTTACAACGTGATTGAAATCGTGCCTCACGAAATCATCACTCAACATCTGACCGTTGCTTTTGACGGAAAGAACTTTGCTGAAAGCGATGTTCTTTACATGGCCAACATCGAACGTTATGGCAAAGGTTTGCCTCCGGCTCTGGGCCTTGTAAAAGGCATGGGGCTAAAAAGCGGTGCCTTGGCCAGCTCGGTGGCCCACGATTCACACAATATCATGGTCATCGGCACCAATCCGGCAGATATGGTCCTTGCTGTGAATACTTTGATCAAAACTGGTGGCGGCTTTGCCGTGGCTGATCAGGGTGAAATCAAAGCTTTGGTGGAACTGCCGATCGCAGGTCTTCTAAGTCTAAAGAGCGCTGAAGAAATCAAAGATGGTATCGCGGACCTTAAAACTGCCTTCCGATCCTTGGGAGTCCATTTAGATGAGCCGTTTATCCAAATGGCGTTCCTGGCTTTGCCAGTGATTCCGACATTGAAGTTGACCGATCGTGGGTTGGTGAATGTCACAAACTTCAGCTTCATTCCATTGCAAGTTGAGGCTTAG
- a CDS encoding extracellular catalytic domain type 2 short-chain-length polyhydroxyalkanoate depolymerase — protein sequence MFETLCAMLVPFCIQASDPATDSLKSYNIDPNSITISGVSSGGFMAVQMDVAYSSVFSGAGAVAGGIYWCSEGESKKAQSQCMGNPDKIDSRLMIEKALELSSQGAIDSLENLKDHRIYIFASPKDSVVKLGNSDKLIEFYESFVPKNQIHRVTPPETAHGFPTLSSGGPCSMAALPWLLKCNFDTAGDILSHMYTDLKPRGTAVVENLHKFQQTDFGDSKTPLYRDGWIYVPEACEKRASCKLHVALHGCQMNPDFIQDKFATQAGYNDWAESNNIVVLYPQSARDSRGNPYACWDWFGFTGPDYVSKSGAQMSALMKMIERVRGL from the coding sequence ATGTTTGAAACATTATGCGCGATGCTTGTGCCCTTTTGCATTCAAGCTTCGGATCCTGCAACCGACAGCTTAAAAAGTTACAATATTGATCCCAACAGCATCACCATTTCCGGTGTTTCCTCGGGCGGCTTTATGGCCGTGCAGATGGATGTGGCGTATTCGTCGGTGTTTTCCGGGGCCGGGGCCGTTGCGGGTGGTATTTACTGGTGTTCTGAAGGCGAATCCAAAAAAGCCCAGTCCCAGTGCATGGGAAATCCTGACAAGATCGACAGCCGCCTGATGATTGAAAAGGCGCTTGAGCTTTCTTCCCAAGGCGCGATTGATTCCCTCGAAAACCTCAAAGATCACCGCATCTATATTTTCGCCAGCCCCAAAGATTCCGTGGTGAAGCTTGGCAATAGCGACAAGCTGATCGAATTTTACGAAAGCTTTGTTCCTAAAAATCAAATTCATCGCGTGACCCCTCCGGAAACCGCTCACGGCTTCCCGACTCTGTCCAGTGGTGGCCCCTGTTCCATGGCGGCCCTGCCGTGGCTTTTGAAATGCAACTTTGATACGGCCGGTGACATTCTGTCGCATATGTATACGGATTTAAAACCGCGCGGGACAGCCGTGGTGGAAAATCTGCACAAGTTTCAACAGACAGATTTTGGGGACAGCAAGACACCGCTTTATCGCGATGGCTGGATCTATGTGCCCGAAGCTTGCGAAAAACGAGCTTCCTGCAAGTTGCACGTGGCCTTGCATGGCTGTCAGATGAATCCGGATTTTATTCAAGACAAGTTTGCCACACAGGCTGGATACAATGACTGGGCTGAAAGCAATAACATCGTTGTGCTGTATCCGCAGTCGGCCCGCGACAGCCGCGGAAATCCTTATGCATGCTGGGATTGGTTTGGCTTCACCGGACCTGATTACGTCAGTAAATCCGGTGCACAGATGTCGGCTCTGATGAAAATGATCGAGCGCGTGCGCGGACTTTAA
- a CDS encoding group II truncated hemoglobin, with protein MSEEKKPYELLGGEQVLRQLCKRFYEIMNNLPEAKGIRDMHPGNLQGSEEKLFMFLSGWLGGPGLFVEKYGHPRLRMRHFPFKIGKSERDQWMICMVQAFDELQIAEPLRSELLHSLLRLADHMRNVEEPEFPESAD; from the coding sequence ATGTCTGAAGAGAAAAAACCCTACGAATTGCTGGGTGGCGAACAGGTCCTGCGCCAACTGTGCAAAAGATTCTATGAGATCATGAACAACCTTCCTGAAGCCAAAGGCATTCGCGACATGCATCCGGGGAACCTGCAAGGGTCCGAGGAAAAGCTGTTTATGTTTTTGTCCGGCTGGCTGGGGGGCCCGGGATTGTTCGTGGAAAAATACGGGCATCCAAGACTGCGTATGCGCCATTTTCCGTTCAAGATCGGAAAGTCCGAGCGCGATCAGTGGATGATATGCATGGTGCAGGCATTTGATGAACTGCAAATTGCAGAACCACTGCGCAGCGAACTGTTGCATTCCCTGCTGCGCCTGGCAGATCATATGAGAAACGTGGAAGAACCCGAGTTCCCGGAAAGCGCGGATTAA